From Sporolactobacillus pectinivorans:
GTTCTCCGATTCTGTATTTGAACAAAGATATACTGAAACAAGCAGGGTTGAGCGAGAATGGGCCAAAAACCTGGCAGCAAGTTCAGCAGTTTGCCAAAGTCATCAAAGACAAAACCCAGAAATACGGGCTTTACGTTCAGGAACCTGCCGATACGTGGGCTCAGCAGTCGTTAATGCTCAGCAATGGTGCGCAGATTATTGATAAAAACGGGAAGGCGACTTTTGCTTCAAAAGAAGGTATCCAGGCTTATCAACTGTATGCAGATATGGTCTTAAAAGATAAAACAGCATTGCATGTTCCTTGGGACCAAGGAGTTACCGCATTTATTAATGGTAATGTCGGCATGCTTTATACCACGGTTGCACAAATGAGCAATGTGGAAAAAGGCGCGAAGTTCAATGTTTCGGCGATCCCTTCCCCTCCCTTTGAAGGCCATCCGGCAAAGGTTCCGGCTGGTGGTTCTTTTCTGGCCATTACTGCTCAGACTGATGCCCAGCAGAAGGCAGCCTGGGAATTTGAAAAATACCTGTACAGTGTTCCGGCAATGGCAACATGGACAGAAGCAACGGGCTATGTACCGCCGCGTAAAGATGTCGCGGATGCTAAAGACGGGCTGAAAGATTTTGTCGCCAAGAACCCGATGATCAAGTCGGCACTCGACCAGATGGACAAAGCCGTTCCGTGGACATCATTCCCTGGAAATTCCGGGTTGCAGGCCGAACAGGCTATGATTGATACGCGCGATAAAATCCTTGGCGGACAGGAACCAGTTGCCAAAGCGCTGAAGGATGCCCAAACCCAGATCAATCAATTGGAAAAATAAAAGAAGTTAAAAAACGGGAAGTGAGCGCTTTTCAATTTTAAAGCTGCGCACTTCCGCATTTATAGCACTTAACTACTTAGAATGATAAAAGGAGACTCCCGTATGGAAAGAGTGTCCATAAACCGAAACAAACTGATTGCTTATGTCTTTATTATTCCGTCACTAGTCATATTTGCTGTGTTTCTGATCTGGCCGGTTTTCTACACATTCTATTTAAGCTTTCTGAACTGGAATATGATTTCTCCGACAAAGCAATTTGTCGGGCTGAATAACTACGTCAGCCTTTTTCAGGATCCGATCACATACAAAATACTGATCAATACATTTATCTATCTGGGTATCTTGCTTATTTTGAACTGCCTGCTTCCTTATATACTGTCTTTTGTTCTTGAATACGTCATTACAAAAGGGAAAAATTTCTATAAAAAGGTTATTTTCATCCCAAGTATAGTTTCTCTAGTCGTTGGTTCAATGCTTTATGTCTGGATACTGAATCCTGTTTCCGGTCCCGTTGCGATCATTTTTAAGCATATGGGGATCTATTTACCGATTTGGAGCAATACGAGCGGCCTGGTCCTTGTTGTTCTAAGCCTGATTACTTCATGGAAAGTGTTTGGCTACAATTTTATCGTATTGCTGGCTGGAGTCTCCAATATTCCGGCCGGTGTCATCGAGGCAGCAAAAATGGACAACGTTCCGCTTTATCGGATTTTTCTTCAGATTGTTCTGCCGATGAGCAGCGCCACGGGGATCTATGTCTTTATCATGACTATTGTTCAGGGACTGCAGTACGTTTTCACTCCGATCAATGTCATAACGCAGGGCGGCCCGAATTATGCCAGCTCGAACCTGATCTATCATTCCTATCAGGATGCTTTTGTCCTTTACAAAACGGGGGAGTCAGCCGCTTTGTCAACCATCACATTGCTGTTGTTTGTTTGTCTGCTTTGGTTGGAGTTTAAGTTTGTGGAAAAGAAGGTGTACTATGCCGGCAAATAAATCAAGAAATGCCCTGTTATGGCACCTTTTGCTGCTTGTTTTCCTGATCCTTGCGCTATTCCCGATTCTCTTTGCTGTCTCGAATTCTTTTAAGACTTTGAGCGAATCATATAATTCGATGCTCAGTCTGATTCCGGGGAAGCCGACCTTTGGAAACTATGTAACGATCTTTACGACACTGCCTATGGTTAACATCATATTAAATACGTTTATCATTGCGACACTCGTGACGGTTTTCAAACTTGTGACCAGCTATTTTGCAGCCTACGCCTTTACTTTTTTTCGGTTTACCGGAGAGAAAATGTTCTATTTTCTCTTTGTGGCGACCATTTTTGTTCCATTCACTGTTGTCATGATTCCAAACTATTTAATTGTCTCGAAAATAGGCCTGCTGGATAACATATACGGCGTTGTCCTCCCGCAGCTTTGCGACGCCACAGGGATATTTCTATTGACTCAGACGATGCGGACGATTCCCAAATCGCTCATTGAGGTTTCAAAGCTCGACAACATCGGCACTCTCGGTATCCTGAGAGACATCGTCTTTCCGTTGACACGGCCTGCGGTAGTTTCAATCGGAATCATGTTTTTCATCAATTCGTGGAATGAGTACGTATGGCCGACTCTGATTCTGAAGAACCAGGCCAATTTCACACTGCCGCTCGTACTGCAAATGTTTATCAGTTCGGAAGGCGGCACCAATTTTCCGATTGCCATGTCGATTTCAATGGTGACGATGATCATTCCACTCATTTTATATATCTTTTTTCAGAGGTATATATTGAACACGTTCAGCCAGTCTGGGATTAAGTAAAGTGAATGAAGGAGATCGTTACATGCAGAATCCATATATTCGACTTGAAAATATTTGTAAAAAGTATGGGAAGACACCAGTTATTGAAAGACTGAATCTAACCATCAATAAGGGTGAGCGGCTGGTTCTTTTGGGACCGTCGGGCTGCGGCAAGTCAACAACTTTGCGAATGATTGCCGGGCTGGAGAATATTTCGGACGGCCAGCTCTTTATCGATCACAAAAAAATGAATGATGTGCCGGCTGGAAAACGCGGTATTTCAATGGTCTTCCAGGATTATGCGCTGTATCCGCATATGACTGTCGAAAGAAACATTTCTTATGCACTTAAAGTGAACAAAATGGATCGTGAAGAAATACTGCGCAGGCAGAAAAAAGTGATTTCAATTCTGAACCTTGAAGGGTTTGAAAAACGCTATCCCCGGGATTTGTCGGGAGGCCAGAGGCAGCGTGTCGCGTTGGCACGTTCGATTGCCAAACAAAGCAGCATATTCCTTCTTGATGAACCGCTGTCGAACCTGGATGCACAGATGCGGATCAGCGCCCGGAGAGAATTATTGAAAATTCATCAGCTCTATCATCAGACATTCATTTATGTGACGCATGATCAGATTGAAGCGATGACATTGGGTGAACGGATCGCGCTGATGAAGGACGGTGCCTTGCAGATGCTCGACACGCCTTACAATACGTACCATCATCCGTCCAATGTTTTTGTGGCCAAATTTATTGGCACGCCGTCGACCAATATGCTGGAAACCCGCTTTGAAGATGGTTTTCTGCATTTTAAAGACGTGTCAATTAAACTGATAGAACCATGGATCCGCTTGATTCAACAATCCCGAATCACAGATCTGTATCTAGGCATTCGTCCGGAATACATCAAGCTGGCGGAGACAAGCGATGCTTTGACGGGTGTGGTTATTCGTACAGAAGAATACGGGAATCAGCTGGGCGTCATTTTTCAATTTGATGGAATTGAAATGACAGCGATCAGTGAGGACAGAGACTGGAAAGAAAATATGAAGATCTACTTCTCAATCGATCAGGAGAAGATGTTTCTGTTCGATCATGCATCAACGCAAACCATTGGGTATCCAGATGAATTTTCCCGTTCAGAAGAAACTATTGAATTGGAGCGCTAAGCAGTGGGACATAAAATAACAATCGTTCATATTTCAGATATACATCTTAACCCGGTTTTTAAAAAGGATATCTTCGGGATGGGCATTGATACACTTAGTAAATTTTTAGCTTTATTTGATGATGTCAAAGAGAAAAATATTCATCCGGACTGTTTTGTCATCAGCGGTGATCTGATTCACGAGGGGACTGAGGATGATTACGGGTACTTGCATAAGATTGTGCAGCAGAAACAGCAGGAATTCGGCGTGCCTGTCTTTGTCTGCCTTGGGAATCACGATACTCGTGAACCGTTCTGGGCAGGATACAAGGGTGATAAAAATAAGAACGACGAATATTACTATTCTGCCATGGTTCAGGGATTAAGACTGATTTTTTTGGACAGCAAGAACGGAACCGATGAAGAAGGCGTCATTTCCGAAAAGCAGCTGGACTGGCTCAATCAGGAATTAATGCAACCTAATCCTGAGGGAACACTGATCATTGTGCATCATCCATTGTTTTGCAAGAATCTTGATTATATGAAATACAGTATACTTCAGAATACAGATCAGTTATTGTCTGTGCTTCAGGGTAAAGACGTTCTGGCAGTCCTGAGTGGACACATCCATTTTAATGCGGTTTTTAATCTTTCAGGTCTGATGAATTCAGTGATCGCCGCAGCTTCCTATGGCATTGACTGTTCGAATGTCCATCTCCATAAATTTACGGATGACAGTTCATACGGAATTATCACCGTTGAGGATCAGAGCGTGATGGTGCAGCAATTATCCATGCCAAGCACGAAAAACGTTAAATATGAATTGCCGATCAAACAGTTGGAAAACTGAGCGTCGGCATGCCGTGTTTATCGACATAAAAGAAGCTTCACTAAAAAAATTCACCGTTATGTAGATCGACACGCGGTGATTTTTTTTCTGATTGCTCAATTACGGAAATTCGTTAGCTTGTTCCCCATTTTTGTGCTTCAGTTTAATTGTTGTTATTTTAAATACTACTTAAATGCTGCATGGCCGCTAATAAAATATTAACGCTATGACTCCCCTCTCTTGTATTTAATCATGTATAATGAATCTGCATTTATCCTTTTTTTATTAAATGAACAGAAAGAAGGTTTGTCATTTGTTCTGCAGAAATTGCGGCGCAAAGAATCCTGATGGCGCAAGATTTTGCGCAAATTGCGGTGCGTCACTCATTGCGCCGCATGCCCCAGCCCAATCTCAAGAGCCGAAAATGTCTGATATTCCAAGCGTTTCAGAAGAACCCAAGATTTCTGAAACCTTAAATATATCCGAACCTCTTGTGGCAGCAGAAGCTCCGATATCTGCAGATGTTTCGGCAGCACCGGATGCCGCCATTATTCCGGGCCTTCCGGGTGAAGCGCGGATACCCGATGACGTGAAAGATCTGGAAATGATCAGAAGGCCAGAGATGGTTAGGCCTCCGGAAGGCTTGCGGATCCCGGAACAGCAGACGGGTAACCTGAAGGAACAGGCCGTGTTTTCTGACGTCTTTGCTGCGACCGCACAGCGCGAAACACGTTTCGACGAGCCTGAAACTAAAACGCGTTTACATAAAAAACTTTGGTTGATTCCGCTTTTGATTGTGGTTATTCTGGGTGCGGTGGCCTACTTTACGGGTAAATACCTGACTGATCCGAGCAGAACTGTTGCTGCGTTTGAACAGGCCGTTCGCGATCAGAATGTACATGAGTTGAAAAAGCTGATTCTGCCGAATGAACACGCGGATGTGAACGACAATCAGATTCAAGCGATGCTTCGTCTATTCGACAGTCAGCCTGATACATATCGAGCCATTGTTGCTTCGTTAAATCAGTCGGCAAAGTCACCGGATATCATCCAGCCGGATAATATGCTCTATTATTTACAAAAATCCGGCAAAAAGTATTTGATTTTTGACAATTATCGAATTGGTACGAATTCCATTCAAGCAAAAATAACCACAAATCTGCAGGGAATGCAAGTCGGCATCTTAGGTGTCGGTCATTCGAAAATCGCTGATCAGGCAGATAGTAACACACCGCAGACTCTTGATGTTGGGCCGGTGATACCGGGTGAATATACTTTTTACGGCAAATCAAAGGTCTTGAATACGTCAAAGATGGTTAGTCTCACTTCTGCCGGCAAAAATGTGGATTTTTCCGGTGTGTATATTCAGGTCCGAAGTAATATCAGTGATGCCGAGTTGTATGTGAATGGCAAGGATACAGGGGAAACGATTGCGGAGGCCGGAGCGTACGGACCATTCAAGAAAAATGACACACCCGTATTCTATGCAAAATATACCGTTAATGGCCAATCGATTCAGACAGATCCGGTTTCGGTTTCGAGCGGAAACTCAAGCTTCGGTACCGGCTTTTCTCTCGACCAGGCTCAAACGGATGGTATTGATCTAAACTTTAATCAGGTAGATTCGGGAAACTTTTACGTTTTGGACAGCCAAAATGAGCAGGCGAATATTAGCACATTGAATAATTATTTTCCGGGATTTTATGATGCGCTTTCCACCGCGGTGTCTCTGGATGATGCAACGAACTTCGCTAATTATTTTGAAAGCGGCACAGACTATGCGAAGGCTCAAATTCAGAGTGCGGATAACTTTTACAAACAGGGCGTTTCGGAATCGAATACATCGTTTAATATCAATAGCGTGATCAGTCTCGGCGGCGGGGTGTTCAGTGTAACTGTTGATGAAAGCTGGGATGAAACGATTACTGATCCGAACTCAGGTAGTCAGACAAGCAAAAGCTTTTCCTATACTGACACTTACCAGCTTAAAGAAACGGCGCCCGGAATACTGAAAATTGTCG
This genomic window contains:
- a CDS encoding zinc ribbon domain-containing protein, with amino-acid sequence MFCRNCGAKNPDGARFCANCGASLIAPHAPAQSQEPKMSDIPSVSEEPKISETLNISEPLVAAEAPISADVSAAPDAAIIPGLPGEARIPDDVKDLEMIRRPEMVRPPEGLRIPEQQTGNLKEQAVFSDVFAATAQRETRFDEPETKTRLHKKLWLIPLLIVVILGAVAYFTGKYLTDPSRTVAAFEQAVRDQNVHELKKLILPNEHADVNDNQIQAMLRLFDSQPDTYRAIVASLNQSAKSPDIIQPDNMLYYLQKSGKKYLIFDNYRIGTNSIQAKITTNLQGMQVGILGVGHSKIADQADSNTPQTLDVGPVIPGEYTFYGKSKVLNTSKMVSLTSAGKNVDFSGVYIQVRSNISDAELYVNGKDTGETIAEAGAYGPFKKNDTPVFYAKYTVNGQSIQTDPVSVSSGNSSFGTGFSLDQAQTDGIDLNFNQVDSGNFYVLDSQNEQANISTLNNYFPGFYDALSTAVSLDDATNFANYFESGTDYAKAQIQSADNFYKQGVSESNTSFNINSVISLGGGVFSVTVDESWDETITDPNSGSQTSKSFSYTDTYQLKETAPGILKIVGQKITNRQDTSNASSSGSSF
- a CDS encoding ABC transporter substrate-binding protein, with translation MNIRWTRMSLLSLLIAAVLILPLAGCGSNGNATGAANKKTVIEYWHVNAQTQGGQAVDQLVKDFNAQSKDVKVIAKYNPDMYKGLMQNLQAEKAAGKTPALVQVGWAYLDYFSNNFGYMDPNEAINKFDPSDKNFLKDKFLPNILDLAKTSKGQIGIPYSLSSPILYLNKDILKQAGLSENGPKTWQQVQQFAKVIKDKTQKYGLYVQEPADTWAQQSLMLSNGAQIIDKNGKATFASKEGIQAYQLYADMVLKDKTALHVPWDQGVTAFINGNVGMLYTTVAQMSNVEKGAKFNVSAIPSPPFEGHPAKVPAGGSFLAITAQTDAQQKAAWEFEKYLYSVPAMATWTEATGYVPPRKDVADAKDGLKDFVAKNPMIKSALDQMDKAVPWTSFPGNSGLQAEQAMIDTRDKILGGQEPVAKALKDAQTQINQLEK
- a CDS encoding ABC transporter ATP-binding protein; the protein is MQNPYIRLENICKKYGKTPVIERLNLTINKGERLVLLGPSGCGKSTTLRMIAGLENISDGQLFIDHKKMNDVPAGKRGISMVFQDYALYPHMTVERNISYALKVNKMDREEILRRQKKVISILNLEGFEKRYPRDLSGGQRQRVALARSIAKQSSIFLLDEPLSNLDAQMRISARRELLKIHQLYHQTFIYVTHDQIEAMTLGERIALMKDGALQMLDTPYNTYHHPSNVFVAKFIGTPSTNMLETRFEDGFLHFKDVSIKLIEPWIRLIQQSRITDLYLGIRPEYIKLAETSDALTGVVIRTEEYGNQLGVIFQFDGIEMTAISEDRDWKENMKIYFSIDQEKMFLFDHASTQTIGYPDEFSRSEETIELER
- a CDS encoding carbohydrate ABC transporter permease is translated as MERVSINRNKLIAYVFIIPSLVIFAVFLIWPVFYTFYLSFLNWNMISPTKQFVGLNNYVSLFQDPITYKILINTFIYLGILLILNCLLPYILSFVLEYVITKGKNFYKKVIFIPSIVSLVVGSMLYVWILNPVSGPVAIIFKHMGIYLPIWSNTSGLVLVVLSLITSWKVFGYNFIVLLAGVSNIPAGVIEAAKMDNVPLYRIFLQIVLPMSSATGIYVFIMTIVQGLQYVFTPINVITQGGPNYASSNLIYHSYQDAFVLYKTGESAALSTITLLLFVCLLWLEFKFVEKKVYYAGK
- a CDS encoding carbohydrate ABC transporter permease, giving the protein MPANKSRNALLWHLLLLVFLILALFPILFAVSNSFKTLSESYNSMLSLIPGKPTFGNYVTIFTTLPMVNIILNTFIIATLVTVFKLVTSYFAAYAFTFFRFTGEKMFYFLFVATIFVPFTVVMIPNYLIVSKIGLLDNIYGVVLPQLCDATGIFLLTQTMRTIPKSLIEVSKLDNIGTLGILRDIVFPLTRPAVVSIGIMFFINSWNEYVWPTLILKNQANFTLPLVLQMFISSEGGTNFPIAMSISMVTMIIPLILYIFFQRYILNTFSQSGIK
- a CDS encoding metallophosphoesterase family protein codes for the protein MGHKITIVHISDIHLNPVFKKDIFGMGIDTLSKFLALFDDVKEKNIHPDCFVISGDLIHEGTEDDYGYLHKIVQQKQQEFGVPVFVCLGNHDTREPFWAGYKGDKNKNDEYYYSAMVQGLRLIFLDSKNGTDEEGVISEKQLDWLNQELMQPNPEGTLIIVHHPLFCKNLDYMKYSILQNTDQLLSVLQGKDVLAVLSGHIHFNAVFNLSGLMNSVIAAASYGIDCSNVHLHKFTDDSSYGIITVEDQSVMVQQLSMPSTKNVKYELPIKQLEN